A stretch of the Archangium violaceum genome encodes the following:
- a CDS encoding transposase family protein, which produces MLTRLGLTFKGVEDPRANRGKRHPLAAVLTLLVQALAVGRRVLRRAEALGEDMLREGTAPEGLKRPVSDTTLDRLLGKLEPEGLEQEVHQMVHRGLELGLIRHELFARGVVSIDGKAGESTPGQPPCEPSHTTKDEQGREYWYPYALRASLTSSAAQPVLDFCSQRSLAKSRITSLKHPNTPSTFNSLWSEGRIVGEDLRGSFGPIAELVQNTECLEFRPTQGVNTRTLETSPPPRPRQRPHRRPAGPRRRPEGNRRRPAGGDLHRTPANHHSRAAPPSWGPEAPPRPREAPAHDHGPPEFRHPLLRDWVRAGLARVRARPVCARRHAYITDSRWSEATAPNP; this is translated from the coding sequence ATGCTGACGCGCCTGGGGCTGACATTCAAGGGAGTAGAGGACCCCAGAGCAAACCGGGGAAAGAGGCACCCGCTGGCGGCGGTGTTGACGCTGCTGGTGCAGGCGCTGGCGGTGGGTCGGCGGGTGCTGAGGCGAGCCGAGGCGCTGGGGGAGGACATGTTGCGCGAAGGCACGGCGCCCGAGGGGCTCAAGAGGCCGGTGTCCGACACGACGTTGGATAGGCTGCTGGGGAAGTTGGAGCCAGAGGGGTTGGAGCAGGAGGTGCACCAGATGGTGCACCGAGGCCTGGAATTGGGGCTGATACGCCATGAGCTCTTCGCCCGGGGCGTCGTCAGCATTGACGGGAAGGCGGGGGAGAGCACGCCGGGGCAGCCGCCGTGCGAGCCGAGCCACACGACGAAGGATGAGCAGGGGCGGGAGTACTGGTACCCGTACGCGCTGCGCGCCAGTCTCACCAGCAGCGCGGCCCAGCCGGTGCTCGATTTTTGTTCACAAAGAAGTCTTGCCAAATCACGTATCACCTCCCTCAAGCATCCGAATACTCCGAGCACGTTCAATAGTCTCTGGAGTGAGGGCCGGATCGTTGGCGAAGATCTTCGTGGCTCTTTCGGTCCCATCGCCGAACTCGTTCAAAACACCGAGTGCCTTGAATTCAGACCTACTCAGGGTGTGAACACCAGGACCCTCGAGACCTCCCCGCCACCTCGCCCCAGACAGCGCCCGCATCGCCGCCCTGCGGGCCCACGGCGCCGACCTGAAGGCAATCGCCGACGGCCAGCAGGTGGCGATCTCCACCGCACACCAGCGAACCACCACAGCCGTGCAGCGCCTCCGTCATGGGGCCCCGAAGCACCACCTCGACCACGAGAAGCTCCGGCCCATGATCACGGCCCTCCCGAGTTCAGGCATCCGCTCCTCCGTGACTGGGTGCGCGCCGGCCTGGCCCGGGTCAGGGCCAGGCCAGTCTGCGCGAGGCGCCACGCCTACATCACTGACTCGCGGTGGTCAGAAGCGACTGCGCCCAATCCGTGA